Below is a window of Humulus lupulus chromosome 2, drHumLupu1.1, whole genome shotgun sequence DNA.
TTCCAACTCAGGCTGCACTGAGCTTTCAAACACAGGTACTATTGAGGACTCACTTGTTTTCTCAATCAATTTCACAACACTATTCTCAGAAATCTCAGAAGTAGGAATGGTTGACAATGTTGTTGGAGTGGACTTTTGTTTCTCAGCTACAGGTTCTGTGCAATCTAGAGTGACTTTGGTGGACGCCGAAATTCTTCGCAAATTTTGCTTTACCCTCTCCAGATCATTTAAAGGTTTTGATTCTTCTTTAAATTCCAATTTTCTTGGCTTATTTATCTGCTTTTCATATGCAAGGCTAGGATGCAATGGAAGTTTCCTATTTTTAACAGGTGAGACCCTGCCCTCAACTTGTTTTGGTCTGCCTAATTCGGTTTCCTTGGTTTGATATTTTCCTTGCTTCATATTAGACCTAATCTCAAGAGCATGATGCAGCTGTGGAAGTGGTTCCCAAAAGTTGGAAAACGACCACCGTTCTAGCCATTGCCAAGCAAAATTTGGCTCCATTGAATCATAATGAATGAGCAGAGGCTTAGCAGTTGGTGATGATGCAATAAGCTTCAAGATATTGAATATATAACCTCTTAATCAGTACTATTGTTTCCAATTTTCACGTGAACATTATAAAACACTAACATCCAAACCAAACTGAAAAAGGTCAAAAAAGACATAGAATAAAACAGCAATAGGACAATACATAATTACTTCTCAAGAGATCTTCAAAATTATGGTGTATATACTATATAGAGTATCTACAATATGAGCCCAAAATGCTTATTTTACCTTACAGATAAAGACATTTGATGATAGCTTATCTGGCCTTGGTGTACGCCACAATCTGGGGAGTCCCACCAGACTACCATCCTGATAAAAGGAAATATTGAACAGTGTTAATAATAAGTATACTCTAAACCAAAAGAATAATAGACAATCACTGAATTCAAATGGACTGTTAAAGAGTGTTATTACTTTAGTAATAGTTTTCTTTTGTACTTGGCAACCAATATCTGAGAGCCTGACCCTTTTGCCACGACACAGTGCTTGAACTCGAACAATTCTCTGTATGCAGCGTAAGGTGGCAATAGCCTGCCTCCTAACCAAGTGGCCCCGAATTAGTGCTTGCAGCCTTATTAACCCTTTCAGGGCACGAAAGGAACGTCGAGCCTATATTTATTCAGTGTCAGGATTAATATAAATAGAGGGCcaaaattttttttaagaaagatTATACTAGTACATATAAATGTATataaattttttagtaataataggTGCACCAAAAATAATATTTACCCAGGGCAGTTTTGAAAAGCGTTGTCACATCATTTTATGTAGTATTGGCTCTGTGATACATATTTTTTttgcacatatcattactttactctaaatttttataatttggctATCCCTAATTCCATCACGACCTACattgttatatatttatatattctcaACTTGAATAACATTAACAACATGTCTACTTAAAGAAAGTGGGACACTTTAGTTAAACAACAATGATTTACATCaatgttatatatttatatacgcTTCTAAAATCATGTTATGTATCTCACAAAGCAGTAAATGAAATTCAGCAAGTGAAAATAACTTATCAGAAACCCAATTACGTATAGTTCAATTTAGATGTTTGACAAGACAGTGTGGTCCTAGATATACAAGACATCACTAGATATAAAGGCACATGTGTAAACCACATCCAATTCCTACCGACACCACACACACACTCAAGAACAAATATCAAAACCACACATCATCCAACTACTTCAACAAAAAAGCAAGAATCATATAAAATTAAAAAGCTAtgatttatctaattattttgtTCTACTTTTGGCATATAAAGTGAGCAAAAAGCACTTCAAAATTACTTTTGCTAAAGATAAGAGAGCATACAGAATAAAGGGTCTTATTACCAAATAGCCTCTGATAATTGCTTGTGCCGTTATAGCAGCTTGCTTTAGCTTCTCTGTTTGTAATTCTAAAATGGGTTTTCCCGTACTGTCACTCTTATTTGGCTTCTCTCCATTTCTGATGGAGGATTGAAGCACCGTATCTGGGACTGTAAAAGAACTTGTGGGCATATCACCAAACGATACCCTTTTGGATTTGGACGCTGTGGCAGGGGCAGGGGCAGTGGCAGTGGAAGCCTCTTCCTCCGGTAATGCTGATTTCTTGACATTATTAAATGAGATTACCTTTGGAACTTTAGATTTAGATGGCGATTTCTTCCCGAAAAGGAAATTCTTAAGCCACTTTCCTGGAGATTTTCCCATTCCAAGAAGCCTGATATGAAATTGATTAGTACTACTCTTCCTTCTTTTGTTAGCCCTGCATGCATGGttatttgatcaaataaa
It encodes the following:
- the LOC133818017 gene encoding protein IQ-DOMAIN 28-like, whose product is MGKSPGKWLKNFLFGKKSPSKSKVPKVISFNNVKKSALPEEEASTATAPAPATASKSKRVSFGDMPTSSFTVPDTVLQSSIRNGEKPNKSDSTGKPILELQTEKLKQAAITAQAIIRGYLARRSFRALKGLIRLQALIRGHLVRRQAIATLRCIQRIVRVQALCRGKRVRLSDIGCQVQKKTITKDGSLVGLPRLWRTPRPDKLSSNVFICKLIASSPTAKPLLIHYDSMEPNFAWQWLERWSFSNFWEPLPQLHHALEIRSNMKQGKYQTKETELGRPKQVEGRVSPVKNRKLPLHPSLAYEKQINKPRKLEFKEESKPLNDLERVKQNLRRISASTKVTLDCTEPVAEKQKSTPTTLSTIPTSEISENSVVKLIEKTSESSIVPVFESSVQPELELPPKPVVEKLDKQHGHRDSDHAAIEPTPMRDVEMVEDASIENDHNNNFEVEKTSKGYQRIYKKRIPAKVEYQENVPQRSPTLPNYMTATESAKAKLRALGYSRSDEDEVENYGLVRRHSLPLYTSGNSSLIMSARTEKKVQASSRGENRSLLMSSTDGHGKGVRPGWRR